AAGTGGTGGTTGTGCAATATACAAGTAGCCTTTTTCGATAATAGGACGCAAAAAATTGTAAAAAAATGTTAGAAGCAGTGTTTGTATATGACTTCCATCTACATCTGCATCTGTCATGATAATAATTTTATGATACCTTATCTCATCTATATTAAAATTTTTATCTATATTACAACCAATAGCTGCAACAATGCTTTTTATTTCTTCATTTGATAGTATTTTGTGTAAATTCGACTTTTCTGTATTTAAGATTTTACCTTTAATAGGTAGAATTGCCTGATACTTTCTATCACGCGCTTGCTTTGCACTGCCTCCTGCAGAATCACCTTCAACAATAAAGATCTCTGTTTTTTCTGGATCTTTTTCTTGACAATCAGCTAGTTTTCCAGGTAAATTTTTCGTTTCAAAAATTGTTTTTCTGCGGACAAGCTCGCGTGCATTTTTTGCGGCTTCTCTTGCATTGTAGGCTAATATCGCTTTTTCTAATATTATTTTGATTACATTTGGGTGTTCCTCAAAATAATCGCTTATTTTATCGTAAAGTAAACTCTGCAATTGGCCTTTTGTATCTAAATTTCCTAATTTCGTTTTGGTTTGACCTTCAAATTCTGGGTTTGGTAGTTTGATCGAAACTATACCAATTAAACCTTCTCTACAATCTTCACCACTTAAAGTTATATTTTTTAGTGAATTATTCTTTTTGGCATAATTATTTATTGCTTTTGTAAGTACTGTTTTAAAAATAGAAAGATGTGTTCCACCTTCTTGGGTTAGGATTGAATTTGCAAATGATAAAATATTTGATTCATAGCCTTTTGTATATATAAAAGCACACTCAAATTGTGTATTATCGTGAACAATACTTATTAAAATTGGGTTTTCAAATAAAGGTTCTTTGTTTTTACACAGGTAATTTATAAAATCTACAATTCCATTTTCATAATAGAATGTATTTTTTTTGTCTGTTCTTTCGTCAATTAGACTTATTGTTACATTTTTGTTTAAGAAAGCTAGTTCTTGCAATCTTTTTTCGAGTATTTCGTAGTTAAATACAGTTGTACTAAAAATCAAATCGTCAGGTTTAAATGTTACTATCGTGCCTGTATCATTGCAGGTACTGGTGGTTTTTAAGTCATTTATAGCAATTCCTCGTTCAAATTCCTGCTCAAAAACAAAACCATTCCTGTGAATCTCAACTTTTAAGTATGACGATAGTGCATTTACAACGCTTATACCTACACCGTGTAAACCGCCTGATACTTTATAACTTTTGTTATCAAATTTACCACCGGAGTGGAGTGTTGTTAAAACAAGTGTAGCTGCTGGAATTTTTTCTTCTTTGTGTATTTCTGTTGGGATACCTCTTCCATTGTCTTTTACGGTTACAGAATTGTCTTTGTGGATTATAACTTCAATTTTATCGCAAAAACCTGCCATAGATTCATCTAT
This sequence is a window from Desulfurella sp.. Protein-coding genes within it:
- the gyrB gene encoding DNA topoisomerase (ATP-hydrolyzing) subunit B, whose protein sequence is MTANYTAESIKILKGLDGVRKRPAMYIGNTSTEGLHHLIYEIVDNSIDESMAGFCDKIEVIIHKDNSVTVKDNGRGIPTEIHKEEKIPAATLVLTTLHSGGKFDNKSYKVSGGLHGVGISVVNALSSYLKVEIHRNGFVFEQEFERGIAINDLKTTSTCNDTGTIVTFKPDDLIFSTTVFNYEILEKRLQELAFLNKNVTISLIDERTDKKNTFYYENGIVDFINYLCKNKEPLFENPILISIVHDNTQFECAFIYTKGYESNILSFANSILTQEGGTHLSIFKTVLTKAINNYAKKNNSLKNITLSGEDCREGLIGIVSIKLPNPEFEGQTKTKLGNLDTKGQLQSLLYDKISDYFEEHPNVIKIILEKAILAYNAREAAKNARELVRRKTIFETKNLPGKLADCQEKDPEKTEIFIVEGDSAGGSAKQARDRKYQAILPIKGKILNTEKSNLHKILSNEEIKSIVAAIGCNIDKNFNIDEIRYHKIIIMTDADVDGSHIQTLLLTFFYNFLRPIIEKGYLYIAQPPLYRVRYDTQSKYFKDDLDLRSFLIDRALKKVSFDVDFSLKDIYLRFANLLSIFEQFEKEEKQEKFLHYTITNGIDTQNLIYNLNKIKEALNLEKIEEFDTNIKCSYIQDRQLKEFYIDKSIFSSKFYTKLAELYALESKIKFPIIAFNQSKQGDKEKIEFNNLRKLFNYIDEISKKGIEIQRYKGLGEMNPNQLWETTMNPATRTMHLVTIDDFNQAKEIFELLMGDKVEPRRKFIEENAKLANLDV